Genomic DNA from Desulfuromonas versatilis:
GAGGGGTACTTGCGCTCCAGGTAGTAGTCGCGCTCCTCTTCGGGGATCTCGTTGGGGTGGCGCTTTTCGCCCTCTTTCTTGGGCACCCAGATGCGTCCGTCGTTGCGCAGCGACTCGCTCATCAGGGTGAGCTTGCTCTGGTGCTCGCCGGACTGCGGGATGCAGGTGGGGTGGATCTGGGTGTAGCAGGGGTTGGCAAAATAGGCGCCCTTCTTGGCCGCCTTCCAGGCCGCGGTGACCGAGCAGCCCATGGCGTTGGTCGACAGATAAAAGACGTTGACGTAGCCGCCGGTGGCCAAAACCACCGCGTCGCCCCAGTGGGACTCGATCTCGCCGGTGATCAGGTTGCGGCAGGTGATGCCGCGGGCCACCCCGTCGACCACCACCAGATCGAGCATCTCGCGGCGGGCGTGGATCTTGACCGAGCCGGCCTTGGCCTGGCGGGCAAGGGCGCTGTAGGCGCCCAGCAGCAGCTGCTGGCCGGTTTGGCCGCGGGCGTAGAAGGTCCGGCTGACCTGGGCGCCGCCGAAGGAGCGGTTGTCCAGGTACCCGGCGTAGTCGCGGGCGAAGGGCACGCCCTGGGCGACGCACTGGTCGATGATGTTGTTCGAGACCTGGGCCAGGCGCCAGACGTCGGCCTCGCGGGCGCGAAAGTCGCCGCCCTTGACGGTGTCGTAGAACAGCCGATAGATGCTGTCGCCGTCGTTGGGGTAGTTCTTGGCGGCGTTGATGCCGCCCTGGGCGGCGATGGAGTGGGCGCGCCGCGCGCTGTCCTGGTAGCAGAAGGCCTCCACGTTGTAGCCCAGCTCGCCCAGGGTCGCCGCGCCGGCGCCGCCGGCCAGGCCGGTGCCGACCATCAGGATCTTGAATTTACGCTTGTTGGCCGGGTTGACCAGTTTCATTTCCTGGCGATGCTTGTCCCAGCTCTGCTGAATCGGTCCGGTTGGACATTTGCCATCTAGAATCACGGTTCAACCCCCTAAATTTTGACGAAGCCGATAACGATGAGAAGCGGAATGGCGATGTAGCCCAGAAGCAAAATCGCCGAGAGCGCCTTGCCGCCGACGTTGACCGCAGGCAGGGTGTTGGCGTTGGTCAGCCCGAAGGTCTGCACAAAGCTCTGCGCCCCGTGGGACAGATGCAGGAACAAAAAGACCATCGAGACCACGTAGATCAGGCTGACGAAGATTTTCTGAAAGCCCTTGACCACCATCAGGTACACATCCGGGCGCCCCAGCGCATCGAGGTTGGCCTTGGCGCTGATCGCCGGGTCGGTCACCTGCACGGTGAAGTGCAGCAGGTGGTAGATCACGAAGGCCAACAGCACCAGCCCCGAGACGATCATGGTGCTCGAGGCGAAGGTGGCGCGCTGACGCTTCTGGATGGCGTACTTGGCGGGGCTCGCCGCACGGTTCTCCAGGGTGAGCTGGATGCCGTAGATGATGTGGATGGCGAAGGCCGCCAGCATCACCAGGCGGAAGATGTAGACCACCGGCCCCAGGCTGTGGAGCTTCTCGGCATAGGCGTTGATCCCGTCGGGCCCGACGAACACCGAGGTGTTGCCGAGCAGGTGGACGATGACGAAGCCGAGCAATACCAGCCCGGTGACCGCCATCAGAATCTTTCTGCCCACTGAACTTTGTGTCATCTGCATATCCCCTTGTGTTGGAATGGTTCAACGGCTCTTTCTTAAGAGCCCTGGACTGCAACAGCATTACTAAAAAAGCAGTGGCTGCCCCCGCTGGCGCGAAAAACCGAAACGCCCAACCGCACCAGGATGGCCCCACCAACGGCCACCGCTACCCCCGGGAGGATCCCGCCAACTGCTCTCTGTCCGCATCGTTCTCTCTCCTTGAACTGCCAAGGGTAACCGCCCGCCAAAACAGGTGAACCCGCCCTCCGGAGACGGCCACCACAAAAGAGATAAATAACGGTTTTTAGTAACATTGCGGCGTATACATGTCAACTGTTAAGTTGGACACTGTATGCAATTTAGCGTATCTCTGCGGGGCACTTTGTGCCACTTTATGCACAGGTTTTCATGGGACAATTTCTCAAGCAAATCTGGATATTCCGAGGCAACCACAGGCAGTTGCCAAGCCGTTCCGGTTCTGCTAATGTGAGCTTGCCCGGGGTGCAGAACCCCATCCGGCAGCTCAGCCCTGTCTTCAGCCATAATAAAACCTGAGCAGGTAAAATTCACTTCACCAAGGAAACATCCGCACCCATGCTTCAATTTGAACTTCTGGCCAAAGATAAATCCACTGCTGCCCGCCGGGGCCGCATCACCACCCCCCACGGGGTGATCGAAACCCCGATCTTCATGCCCGTCGGCACCCACGCAGCCATGAAGGCCATGACCCCCGCCCAGGTGGAAGAAACCGGAGCGCAGATCATCCTCTCCAACACCTACCACCTGCATCTCAAGCCCGGCGAGGGGTTGGTGCAAAAGGCCGGTGGCCTGCATCGGTTCATGAACTGGAACCGGCCGATCCTGACCGACAGCGGGGGGTTTCAGGTCTTCTCTCTTCCGAAAAAGAAAATCACCGAGGGCGGAGTGTTTTTCCGCCACGAGGTCACCGGCGAGGAGATCTTCCTCGGCCCCCGCGAGGCGATCGCCATCGAAAACGCGCTGGGCGCCGACATCATCATGGCCTTCGACGAGTGCATCCCCTACCCTGCCACGCACGATTATGCCAGCAAGTCGATCCGCAAGACCATCCGCTGGGCCGAGGAATGCCTCAAGGCGCACAGCCGCAGTGACCAGGCCCTGTTCGGCATCGTGCAGGGGAGCATCTACGAGGACCTGCGCCGCGACTGTGCCCGCGAACTGACCGCCCTTGATTTCCCCGGCTATGCCGTCGGCGGGGTGAGCGTCGGCGAAGGACTCGAGCTGCTGAAAAAGGTGGTCGAATACACCGCCCCCTTCCTCCCGGAACACAAGCCGCGCTACCTGATGGGGGTCGGCCTGCCCGAGGACATTCTGGAGAGCATCGAGCGGGGCATGGACATGTTCGACTGCGTCATCCCCACCCGCTACGCCCGCAGCGCCACGCTGTTCACCAGCCGCGGCAAGATCCGCCTGACCAATCGCCGTTACCGGCGCGATTTCTATCCCGTGGATGCGGCCTGCGACTGCTACTGCTGCCGCAATTTCACTCGGGCCTACCTGCATCACCTGTACAACGCCAACGAGATCCTCTCCGCCATACTGGCGGCGATCCACAACGTGCACTTCTACCTGAGGCTGGTCGAGGGGGCGCGCACGGCCATCGAGAAGGGGGAATTCGCCGACTATAAACGCGAGTTTTATGAGCAGTACGGCTTCGGGGGGGATTCGGACGCTTGAGCGCGTCCGCAGGGGGGGGGATGATTTAATCCATGGATGAGGCGGCGAAACGGAGCGGACTCGACCCGGCACTGGCCAGGCGCCTCCAGGGCGCTCTGACCGCCGGCGGCGAAGAGCTTTTTCAGGTCATCACCGACCCCGCTCCGGAGGTGCTGCGGGCGGCGCTTCGCAACCGCAGCCTCACCGAGGATCACCTGCTGGCCCTGCTCAAACGGCGGGATTTGCCCGAGGACCTGCTGAAGGCGCTCTATGGGCTGAAAATAAGCGACTCGAGCCGCCGAATAAAGCTGGCCCTGGCCAGAAACCCCGCCACCCCCTCCCAGGTGATGCAGGCGATCCTGCCCCAACTCTATCTGTTCGAGTTGGTGGGGCTCTGTTTCCTCCCCGGGGTCACCCCGGATCAGAAAGTGGCTGCCGAAAGGGTCATTCTGCAACGGCTGCCGACCACCCCCCTGGGCACCAAGATCACCCTGGCCAGGCGTGCCACCAGCGTCGTAACCGGCGAACTGCTCAAGGAGGGGAACAGCGCCCTGATGGAAGCCTGTCTGAGCAATCCGCGCCTGAAAGAGGTTTCGCTGTTCCAGTTTCTCAACGGAGCCAACGCCACCCCGGATGCCATTTCCAGCATCGCCCGGCATCCCAGGTGGAAGTCCCGCCCCAACCTGCAGATGGCCATCCTCAAGAACCGCAAGACACCGGCGATCTGGTTCACCCTGTTTCTCCCCGGCACCCGCACCCCGGATCTGAACAACCTGCTCGCTTCGCGCCGCCTCACCCCGCCCCAGAAGAAGCTGGTGGAAGAGGAACTGGGCAAACGGGGAGTCAGGCGAAAATAGCCCCCCGTCACTCCTCACTCCTCACTACGCCTTACTCCATCGCCACGACGAAGCTGTTGCGGTGCCCGCGGGCCTCGAAATCCACCTTGGCGGCTTCGGCCTCTTCCAGGGTCTTGTACCTGC
This window encodes:
- a CDS encoding fumarate reductase/succinate dehydrogenase flavoprotein subunit, translating into MILDGKCPTGPIQQSWDKHRQEMKLVNPANKRKFKILMVGTGLAGGAGAATLGELGYNVEAFCYQDSARRAHSIAAQGGINAAKNYPNDGDSIYRLFYDTVKGGDFRAREADVWRLAQVSNNIIDQCVAQGVPFARDYAGYLDNRSFGGAQVSRTFYARGQTGQQLLLGAYSALARQAKAGSVKIHARREMLDLVVVDGVARGITCRNLITGEIESHWGDAVVLATGGYVNVFYLSTNAMGCSVTAAWKAAKKGAYFANPCYTQIHPTCIPQSGEHQSKLTLMSESLRNDGRIWVPKKEGEKRHPNEIPEEERDYYLERKYPSFGNLAPRDIASRAAKEACDDKRGIGPGGRGVYLDYAASIKRLGENTIRERYGNLFEMYEKITDENAYKEPMRIYPAPHYSMGGLWVDYNCMSNVPGLFVLGEANFSVHGANRLGASALMQGLADGYFVIPYTIAHYLAQITPGKIKDDHPAFKESKAAVENETKKLLSINGKKTPAELHRELGKIMWNNVGMARSEQSLKEALKQIPELREQFWKNLKVAGSGAEFNQQLENAGRLADFLEFAELFAKDALHRDESCGGHFRVEHQTEDGEAMRDDENFCYAAAWEFKGADKEPELHKEPLKFENVHLAVRSYK
- a CDS encoding succinate dehydrogenase cytochrome b subunit, translated to MQMTQSSVGRKILMAVTGLVLLGFVIVHLLGNTSVFVGPDGINAYAEKLHSLGPVVYIFRLVMLAAFAIHIIYGIQLTLENRAASPAKYAIQKRQRATFASSTMIVSGLVLLAFVIYHLLHFTVQVTDPAISAKANLDALGRPDVYLMVVKGFQKIFVSLIYVVSMVFLFLHLSHGAQSFVQTFGLTNANTLPAVNVGGKALSAILLLGYIAIPLLIVIGFVKI
- the tgt gene encoding tRNA guanosine(34) transglycosylase Tgt; protein product: MLQFELLAKDKSTAARRGRITTPHGVIETPIFMPVGTHAAMKAMTPAQVEETGAQIILSNTYHLHLKPGEGLVQKAGGLHRFMNWNRPILTDSGGFQVFSLPKKKITEGGVFFRHEVTGEEIFLGPREAIAIENALGADIIMAFDECIPYPATHDYASKSIRKTIRWAEECLKAHSRSDQALFGIVQGSIYEDLRRDCARELTALDFPGYAVGGVSVGEGLELLKKVVEYTAPFLPEHKPRYLMGVGLPEDILESIERGMDMFDCVIPTRYARSATLFTSRGKIRLTNRRYRRDFYPVDAACDCYCCRNFTRAYLHHLYNANEILSAILAAIHNVHFYLRLVEGARTAIEKGEFADYKREFYEQYGFGGDSDA